The proteins below are encoded in one region of Micromonospora pisi:
- a CDS encoding S1 family peptidase yields MNTRPIRLLAIAASAVLLAGVAFAAPAGAREAKSAPAADTGAVAAAVRAYQSSYPQMSAAAARAAFAQQMDRKKVYERVAADTATYGGAWFDPPTGLMHLSATTPAAASAAAKAAKDLGIRAETHVVSRSWAQLEQQAAALRAGTDGLAKAAKGQVGIDVKTNSVVVAVPAGTLSTARTAAPAGVSVVADPNIQTEADAGCTSRLDCDWTVRAGAVLKYNGSGTCSVGFTARNASAQRFVYTAGHCNSGGGTWSTGAQSIGPMTNSLQSGAIDAGIIRVDNSWFQYDSGGEIYAENANHSVALNYVAPTTGYLLVGETVCLSANFTEINGPNYCGTIGSTSDAAVLGMVRVDGFDACGGDSGGGWYWLSSATYRVAYGIHSRSDTGCHGSSGGTRSWFGSIPLVTPLWGLSIETRAS; encoded by the coding sequence ATGAACACCAGGCCAATCCGCCTGCTGGCCATCGCGGCCAGCGCGGTCCTGCTCGCCGGGGTGGCGTTCGCCGCGCCGGCCGGAGCACGCGAGGCGAAGTCCGCGCCGGCCGCCGACACCGGCGCGGTCGCCGCAGCCGTCCGCGCCTACCAGTCGTCGTACCCGCAGATGTCGGCGGCGGCGGCACGCGCGGCGTTCGCCCAGCAGATGGACCGCAAGAAGGTGTACGAGCGGGTCGCCGCCGACACCGCCACCTACGGCGGAGCGTGGTTCGACCCGCCGACCGGGCTGATGCACCTGTCGGCCACCACCCCCGCCGCCGCCTCCGCCGCGGCGAAGGCCGCCAAGGACCTCGGCATCCGCGCCGAGACGCACGTGGTCAGCCGTAGCTGGGCCCAGCTCGAACAGCAGGCCGCAGCCCTGCGGGCCGGCACCGACGGCCTCGCCAAGGCGGCGAAGGGCCAGGTCGGCATCGACGTCAAGACCAACAGTGTGGTGGTGGCCGTGCCGGCCGGCACGCTCTCCACCGCCCGGACTGCCGCACCCGCCGGGGTGTCGGTCGTCGCCGACCCGAACATCCAGACCGAGGCGGACGCCGGCTGCACCTCGCGGCTGGACTGCGACTGGACCGTCCGCGCCGGTGCCGTGCTCAAGTACAACGGCAGCGGCACCTGCTCGGTCGGCTTCACCGCCCGCAACGCGAGCGCCCAACGCTTCGTCTACACCGCCGGGCACTGCAACAGCGGCGGCGGCACCTGGAGCACCGGCGCGCAGAGCATCGGACCGATGACGAACTCGCTCCAGTCCGGGGCGATCGACGCCGGCATCATCCGGGTCGACAACAGCTGGTTCCAGTACGACTCCGGCGGCGAGATCTACGCCGAGAACGCCAACCACAGCGTCGCCCTGAACTACGTCGCCCCGACCACCGGTTACCTGCTGGTCGGCGAGACGGTCTGCCTCTCGGCGAACTTCACCGAGATCAACGGCCCGAACTACTGCGGCACCATCGGCAGCACCAGCGACGCGGCGGTGCTCGGCATGGTCCGGGTGGACGGCTTCGACGCCTGCGGCGGCGACAGCGGCGGCGGCTGGTACTGGCTCAGCTCGGCGACCTACCGGGTCGCGTACGGCATCCACAGCCGCAGTGACACCGGCTGCCACGGCAGCAGCGGCGGCACCCGGTCGTGGTTCGGCTCGATTCCGCTGGTCACCCCGCTCTGGGGTCTGAGCATCGAAACCCGGGCCTCCTGA
- a CDS encoding MFS transporter, translated as MRISVDEGPVAGGTGTSEQQHTSSLASAREVLALRAFRRLWIVTGLCSSGDWLALSGLAALASTLATSAAGVNFAFSSVLFANLLPGLLFAPIAGLVADRFDRRTVMAVADVARCALLLSIAVVNTYWWILVGGFLIQVATTMWIPSKDAALPRLLRRPDQVAPAAQLGLAMTYGVAIAVGGGLFTLITGAGTVFDIPADVIGMNGLTRLAIVVAALFYLASAVSIATALPELSRPAAPLGARGADGEREPGDVSLGVTPSSGTAGSPTGPGQGLGAMLRDSVGYVRGTPVVRGLLVGMMGALAAGGVVVGSAQPYALSLLGGQAAWGLLLLATFLGLAIGLLGAPRLARRLSHERLFGLAVVCAGGALVLVALSPHLAVSLPAVVAAGASAGSAFLTGVTIIGASVEDSMRGRVNALYQSMLKVVLGCSVVLTPVLVTLIGQRPVTLWGGHFLIDGTRPVILCGGLLAAAAGLVAYRQMRGGTDQSETAP; from the coding sequence GTGCGGATCAGCGTGGACGAGGGCCCGGTAGCAGGGGGAACGGGCACCTCAGAGCAGCAACACACCTCCTCGCTGGCCTCCGCGCGGGAGGTGCTGGCGCTACGGGCGTTCCGCCGGTTGTGGATCGTGACCGGTCTGTGCAGCTCAGGTGACTGGCTGGCCCTCTCCGGGCTCGCCGCACTGGCCAGCACCCTGGCCACCAGCGCCGCCGGGGTGAACTTCGCGTTCAGCAGCGTGCTCTTCGCCAATCTGCTGCCCGGTCTGCTCTTCGCGCCGATCGCCGGCCTGGTCGCCGACCGGTTCGACCGGCGTACGGTGATGGCCGTCGCGGACGTGGCCCGCTGCGCGCTGCTGCTCTCGATCGCGGTGGTGAACACCTACTGGTGGATCCTCGTCGGCGGCTTCCTCATCCAGGTCGCCACCACCATGTGGATTCCGTCGAAGGACGCCGCGCTGCCCCGCCTGCTGCGCCGGCCGGACCAGGTCGCCCCGGCGGCCCAGCTCGGTCTGGCCATGACGTACGGCGTCGCGATCGCGGTCGGCGGCGGGCTCTTCACCCTGATCACCGGTGCCGGAACGGTCTTCGACATCCCTGCCGACGTGATCGGCATGAACGGGCTGACCCGGCTCGCCATCGTCGTCGCCGCACTCTTCTACCTGGCCAGCGCCGTCTCGATCGCGACCGCCCTGCCCGAGCTGTCCCGACCCGCCGCGCCGCTCGGCGCCCGGGGGGCGGACGGCGAACGCGAGCCCGGCGACGTCTCGCTCGGCGTCACGCCGTCGTCCGGCACCGCGGGCAGCCCCACCGGACCTGGCCAGGGTCTGGGGGCGATGCTGCGGGACAGCGTCGGTTACGTACGGGGCACACCGGTCGTCCGTGGCCTGCTGGTCGGCATGATGGGCGCGCTCGCGGCCGGTGGTGTGGTGGTCGGTTCGGCCCAGCCGTACGCGCTGAGCCTGCTCGGTGGTCAGGCCGCCTGGGGACTGCTGCTCCTGGCCACCTTCCTCGGGTTGGCGATCGGCCTGCTCGGGGCGCCCAGACTGGCCCGGCGGCTGTCGCACGAGCGGTTGTTCGGCCTGGCGGTCGTCTGCGCCGGGGGCGCGCTCGTCCTGGTGGCGCTCTCCCCGCACCTGGCCGTGTCGCTGCCGGCCGTGGTGGCGGCGGGTGCCAGCGCCGGATCGGCGTTCCTCACCGGTGTCACGATCATCGGTGCCAGCGTGGAGGACTCGATGCGCGGCCGGGTCAACGCGCTCTACCAGTCGATGCTGAAGGTCGTGCTGGGGTGTTCGGTGGTGCTGACGCCGGTGCTGGTGACGTTGATCGGGCAGCGCCCGGTGACTCTGTGGGGCGGGCATTTCCTCATCGACGGCACTCGGCCGGTGATTCTCTGCGGTGGTCTGCTCGCCGCTGCGGCGGGTCTGGTCGCGTACCGGCAGATGCGCGGGGGGACCGATCAGTCAGAAACGGCCCCATGA